From one Nycticebus coucang isolate mNycCou1 chromosome 14, mNycCou1.pri, whole genome shotgun sequence genomic stretch:
- the LOC128565493 gene encoding olfactory receptor 6A2 → MERRNHSGSVNEFVLLGFPAPLPLRALLFALSLVAYVLVLTENILIIVAIRNHSTLHKPMYFFLANMSFLEIWYVTVTIPKMLAGFISSKEGRGQLISFEGCMTQLYFFLGLGCTECVLLAVMAYDRYVAICHPLHYPVIVSGQLCVQMAAGSWAGGFGISMVKVFLISRLSYCGPNIINHFFCDVSPLLNLSCTDMSTAELTDFVLAIFILLGPLSVTGASYMAIAGAVMCIPSAAGRHKAFSTCASHLTVVIIFYAASIFIYARPKALSAFDTNKLVSVLYAVIVPLLNPIIYCLRNQEVKRALRCTLHLYQGQDANPKKASRDG, encoded by the coding sequence ATGGAGAGGAGAAACCATAGTGGGAGCGTGAATGAGTTTGTGTTGCTGGGATTCCCAGCTCCCCTGCCATTGAGGGCACTACTGTTTGCCCTTTCACTAGTGGCTTATGTGTTGGTGCTAACTGAGAACATACTCATCATTGTGGCAATTAGGAACCATTCCACTCTCCACAAACCCATGTACTTCTTTCTGGCTAATATGTCCTTTCTGGAGATCTGGTATGTCACTGTCACTATTCCCAAGATGCTTGCTGGCTTCATTAGTTCTAAAGAGGGCCGAGGACAGCTAATCTCCTTTGAAGGCTGTATGACACAACTCTACTTTTTCCTGGGCTTGGGTTGTACTGAGTGTGTCCTTCTTGCCGTTATGGCCTATGACCGCTACGTGGCCATCTGCCATCCTCTCCATTACCCTGTTATTGTCAGTGGCCAGTTGTGTGTCCAGATGGCAGCTGGCTCGTGGGCTGGAGGTTTTGGCATCTCTATGGTCAAAGTTTTTCTCATTTCTCGACTGTCTTACTGTGGTCCCAACATCATCAACCACTTTTTCTGTGATGTCTCCCCATTGCTCAACCTCTCCTGCACGGACATGTCCACAGCAGAGCTTACAGATTttgtcctggctatttttattctGCTAGGACCACTCTCTGTCACTGGGGCCTCCTACATGGCCATCGCTGGTGCTGTGATGTGCATTCCCTCTGCTGCTGGACGCCATAAAGCCTTTTCCACCTGTGCCTCTCATCTCACTGTTGTGATCATCTTCTATGCAGCCAGTATCTTCATCTATGCCCGGCCAAAGGCACTCTCAGCTTTTGACACCAACAAACTGGTTTCTGTCCTCTATGCTGTCATTGTACCATTGCTCAATCCCATCATTTACTGCTTGCGCAATCAAGAAGTTAAGAGAGCCCTACGCTGTACTCTGCACCTGTACCAGGGCCAGGATGCTAATCCCAAGAAAGCTAGCAGAGATGGGTAG